The DNA region TATTGGAAAGCAACGATTCAAATTGCTGAGTCATCTCGGGCGATAAAACAGTGATATCGCTTGGCTGAACAGCTAAAAACATAAGTTCCTCCAATCGGTAATCGACTAAATAGTTATTCAATATATCACTAAATTTTCTTTTAAATTTTGTACAACATAGTTGTCAGAATTAACCGCTGCCATAGAAAATAAAACCAAATCTGGATTAAGAGTCGGACCGAGTGGAAAAGTGTAAAGCTTCTCTCTCACCGACAATGGCATGTAATTCACTACGGCTAAAGGAATAACGGCGGCATCAACCTCACCACTAATAACGCTGAACAAGGTTCTGTCATTCCACAAACGTTCCACCAAGCTCACTTTAGCAAAGTCAGCACCCAGCTGTTGTTTTATCAGAGACAAGCCAGCCATCGAAACTAAAGACAACTCATTGACCAGCGTTAATTTTTTAGCTACCAGCTCATCAACATTTTTTATCGGATTTTTTGCATTACTCACCAATATAGGCTGCACTTTAGCAGTTGACCTGACTAACGGCTGATACTGACATTTATCAATAAAAAAAGCCGCGAAGTGACTGGGGGAAAAGACAATATCAAACTGCTGATGGCAGACTGCGCGTAAAAAATCCTCATAACTACCACCAACGTAAATCTTGATATCAACAGCCAGATCGCGCTCAAGAAGCGTCTTAAGTTGCTCTGCCTGCGTTTGTATACTGTCAGGATTTAGATAAGGATAATAAGCAATTGTCAATGAGGCCTTTTCAGCAGCAACAACACTATGCAGAGAAAAACAGAAAAAAATTGTAGCAATTAGCCTGATCATTAAGCATCCATCCAGTCAAAATCCTTGTTGGATATTAACGGCTGACGCGCCAATCAGGTATAGGTGTAAACCCTTATGCTTGCTCCGGCGTTATATCACCAAACACATTGGTCTGATTACGCCCGTGCTCTTTGGAACGGTACAAGGCCCGGTCTGAATTGACTAGCCAATCGGTAGGGTAGCGGGTCTGTTCATCAAGCACAGCGATTCCCAAGCTAATCGTAAATTGTACTGTTTGCCCTTGCGACTCAACGATATTATTAGCTATAGCCTCGCGCAGACGCTCACAGTAAATCATCGCACCATCCAGGGCGGTATCCGGTAATACTATGGCAAACTCTTCGCCACCATATCGCCCAAGAATATCGACTTCTCTGGAGTTCTCCAGCATTAACCGGGATACCGCACGTATCGCATCATCACCAACCTGGTGCCCATAGGTATCGTTAATATTTTTAAAATGGTCAATATCAAACATGACCAAACAGGTAGGATGATTACTTCGTTTACTGCGGGAAAACTCTTCGTTCATCCGTTCTTCCCAGTAACCACGGTTCCACAGTGCCGTCAACTTATCGGTACGGCTTAAGCGCAATAACTCATCCTTGGCCAGCTCTAATTTAGAACGGTTAACAGCACTATCAGTAACGTCATAAACAATAATCCCGACTTTTTCGACCTGATCCGTAGCCGAGTGTAGCGGAACAAACGTTGTATTTTGAAACATGGTCCGTGTTTCATAATGAATCGGGAGCTTAAGATCAAAATCGAAAACATTATCCCGCTGCTCCCACGTGGTATAAACCGGGATGCCTAATTCAAAAACGGTATTAACGCGACGCTTGAACCATTCGTCTTCCAGATAAGGAAATAGATCAAACACATTAGCACCAATAGCATCTTCAGGGCTAATGCCGCTGTGTACCTGCATAAATCGATTAAAGATCTCTATATCAAAACCCTTATCAAGCACCACAATTCCCACATCGGTGCTTTGAATAATATCCAGCAGCCAGTGCAAATCTTGAAAGTCAGAAGTAACCATTAAAAAAGCGCGCCCTAATCGATTAAGAAATTGACTTGCCGGAACAGCGAGGACAATGATGCCTCATGTAACAAGATAATCAAATCGCAGGTGATGGTATAGCCCTCAAAAGCATAGTTTAACTCGATCGCCAGCGTTTTTTCCCAGGGGAATTTAGCTTTGGCAAGAATATCTTTGACTGACGTGTGCTGCCCTAATAGCGAGGGGTGCTTAAGTAAAACATCAATATCCAATTGCGAACAAATGCCCTGAATACATGAGCCGTTGAGCAATGATGCCATTTCAAGTACCAGCTCTACTTGCTGGTGATCATCTTCAAGCTTTTGATAGCCCATTAGCTCAGAAAGTTCAGCCATGCTGGTATCAGTGAAAATCAATAAGGCTTCACCACTGATGCCACTACCAAAAAAGGCTGGGTAACTGCGGTGACTCGCTCACCATCCTCAATAGCCCCCAGCGCCATCATGATATCTGCTGATTCTAATAAATGGACTTTAGGGATAGGGATAGTAACGAACGTCGAGAAACTACGGGCGATCTTGTCTGCAGCAGCGCCTACGGCAATATTAGATATTTCTTGAATCCCGTCTCGAATATCTTCATTAAATTCAGCACTCACCATTTACTATCTGCCAAGGTTAATTGGGTAATATAAACCACCGTGCCTGGAACACCTTATCACTACCAACCTACCCTAGCGTATCCCTCCGGCACTAGACAACCAAGTTGTTGTTTTTATTAAAATTCAGTCAATAGCTAGAGTGTAGACCAGAATGTCATTTCAGCCATCAATAATGCGGAGGCCTTTCTTCTACCACATCTTTCTCCATCTCATTACTGATAGTCTCTAGCTGGTTTTTTTGACTTTTACATAACTCATGCAGGTTTTCGATTTGCTGCTGTTGCCGGGTAACAACATCATTGAGTGCTTGCAAAGTATCCTCCTGAAAGGCTAACTGGCTTTGTAAATCCACCAACTGCTCTTGCAGCCAAGCGATATCGTTAATTGCGGGCATAGTATGTACCTGAAAATTATTTTCCCCAGCCATGAATTGACCAATCAATAAGTCTTGGGGCCATAGATGTTGCTCATTATAATACCCGCGTCTATAAACCAACAGGATTAGCTTATGAACCGCGTGGTCTACTCCACCGATCAGGGACGCCACTGTCCAAAATGTAATCAACCCCTCGCTAAATGTCGCTGCAAAGATAGCAACCAGGCGATTCCAGAGGGAGACGGTATTGTCCGCCTCCAGCGCGAAACCAAAGGCCGAAAGGGCAAAGGCGTGACCCTGGTGACGGGTTTACTGTTAGCGCCACCGGCGCTAAAAAAGTTAGCGACTGAACTCAAGCAACACTGCAGTACCGGCGGCTCGGTCAAAAATGGGGTCATTGAAATACAAGGCGATCAGAGGCAGGTTTTGGAACAGCTTTTGCAAAGGAAAGGGTATACCGTCAAAATTTCTGGCGGTTAGTGCTTGTTACCCTGCTATTGCCTAGAGATACGACTTACCCGCTATGGACAATCTAACTATTATCAGCACAGCGATTACCTTTTTATTGGGAATGGCTTTAGGCGG from Oceanicoccus sp. KOV_DT_Chl includes:
- a CDS encoding translation initiation factor Sui1, with amino-acid sequence MNRVVYSTDQGRHCPKCNQPLAKCRCKDSNQAIPEGDGIVRLQRETKGRKGKGVTLVTGLLLAPPALKKLATELKQHCSTGGSVKNGVIEIQGDQRQVLEQLLQRKGYTVKISGG
- a CDS encoding diguanylate cyclase, whose product is MVTSDFQDLHWLLDIIQSTDVGIVVLDKGFDIEIFNRFMQVHSGISPEDAIGANVFDLFPYLEDEWFKRRVNTVFELGIPVYTTWEQRDNVFDFDLKLPIHYETRTMFQNTTFVPLHSATDQVEKVGIIVYDVTDSAVNRSKLELAKDELLRLSRTDKLTALWNRGYWEERMNEEFSRSKRSNHPTCLVMFDIDHFKNINDTYGHQVGDDAIRAVSRLMLENSREVDILGRYGGEEFAIVLPDTALDGAMIYCERLREAIANNIVESQGQTVQFTISLGIAVLDEQTRYPTDWLVNSDRALYRSKEHGRNQTNVFGDITPEQA
- a CDS encoding SlyX family protein, which codes for MPAINDIAWLQEQLVDLQSQLAFQEDTLQALNDVVTRQQQQIENLHELCKSQKNQLETISNEMEKDVVEERPPHY
- a CDS encoding phosphate/phosphite/phosphonate ABC transporter substrate-binding protein, which translates into the protein MIRLIATIFFCFSLHSVVAAEKASLTIAYYPYLNPDSIQTQAEQLKTLLERDLAVDIKIYVGGSYEDFLRAVCHQQFDIVFSPSHFAAFFIDKCQYQPLVRSTAKVQPILVSNAKNPIKNVDELVAKKLTLVNELSLVSMAGLSLIKQQLGADFAKVSLVERLWNDRTLFSVISGEVDAAVIPLAVVNYMPLSVREKLYTFPLGPTLNPDLVLFSMAAVNSDNYVVQNLKENLVIY